In Isoptericola jiangsuensis, the following proteins share a genomic window:
- a CDS encoding GroES family chaperonin: MSSAAPSTSTPGTAPLPIRMLHDRVLVDPEVDSSERQSSAGLVIPATAAGPKRLAWAKVVAKGEHVRQVAVGDRVLYDPEERAEVELGGTDYVLLRERDVHAVAQAHDDDGSTGLYM, encoded by the coding sequence GTGAGCTCCGCAGCACCCAGCACCTCGACCCCGGGCACCGCGCCGCTGCCCATCCGCATGCTCCACGACCGTGTCCTGGTGGACCCGGAGGTCGACTCGTCCGAGCGGCAGTCGTCCGCCGGGCTCGTCATCCCCGCGACCGCCGCGGGGCCCAAGCGGCTCGCGTGGGCGAAGGTCGTGGCCAAGGGCGAGCACGTGCGCCAGGTCGCCGTCGGGGACCGCGTCCTGTACGACCCGGAGGAGCGCGCCGAGGTCGAGCTCGGCGGCACCGACTACGTGCTGCTGCGCGAGCGTGACGTGCACGCGGTGGCTCAGGCGCACGACGACGACGGCTCCACCGGCCTGTACATGTGA
- a CDS encoding SDR family oxidoreductase, whose translation MSTRTVLVTGASRGIGRAISLRLARSGWHVYGGVRDDVAAKELAEASDRVTPVELDVTVPEHVAALDAVLPDRLDALVNNAGVAVAGPVETLSRTDMLHQFDVNLVGPLALTRAVLPRLRRARGRVVFISSINGRVSFPFTGLYNASKYAVEAVADCLRVELRPFGVQVALVEPGVVDTDPWHRMDELLDELEAGLDPALAPLYAPHFAGERQLVGRIRRGAKPPEQVAAAVERQLVRRRTRPRTVVGRDARMILAMKAVLPARGLDAVWARGVGG comes from the coding sequence ATGAGCACCCGCACCGTCCTCGTCACCGGCGCCTCGCGCGGCATCGGCCGCGCGATCTCGCTGCGCCTCGCCAGGTCCGGCTGGCACGTCTACGGCGGGGTCCGGGACGACGTCGCCGCCAAGGAGCTCGCCGAGGCGTCCGACCGGGTGACGCCCGTCGAGCTCGACGTGACCGTGCCCGAGCACGTCGCCGCGCTCGACGCCGTCCTGCCCGACCGTCTGGACGCCCTGGTGAACAACGCGGGCGTCGCGGTGGCCGGGCCGGTGGAGACCCTGTCCCGGACGGACATGCTCCACCAGTTCGACGTCAACCTGGTCGGCCCGCTCGCGCTGACCCGGGCCGTGCTGCCCCGGCTGCGGCGCGCCCGCGGCCGCGTCGTGTTCATCTCGTCGATCAACGGCCGCGTCTCGTTCCCGTTCACCGGCCTGTACAACGCGTCGAAGTACGCCGTCGAGGCCGTCGCCGACTGCCTGCGGGTCGAGCTGCGACCCTTCGGCGTCCAGGTCGCGCTCGTCGAGCCCGGCGTGGTGGACACCGACCCGTGGCACCGCATGGACGAGCTGCTCGACGAGCTGGAGGCCGGCCTCGACCCGGCGCTCGCGCCCCTGTACGCGCCGCACTTCGCGGGCGAGAGGCAGCTCGTCGGCCGGATCCGTCGCGGCGCCAAGCCGCCGGAGCAGGTCGCGGCCGCCGTCGAACGCCAGCTCGTCCGGCGTCGGACCCGCCCACGCACGGTGGTCGGCCGGGACGCCCGGATGATCCTCGCGATGAAGGCGGTGCTGCCCGCACGCGGCCTCGACGCGGTCTGGGCCCGCGGCGTCGGGGGCTGA
- a CDS encoding type II toxin-antitoxin system Phd/YefM family antitoxin has translation MRTITATEAARGFSHLLDEVAAGERITVTRSGVPVATLGPPRRATLSDLVASLDELGPVPDFARGAEDGTPSVDMTPPDRWSDA, from the coding sequence ATGAGGACGATCACGGCCACAGAGGCGGCACGGGGCTTCTCCCACCTGCTGGACGAGGTCGCCGCCGGTGAACGCATCACGGTGACGCGGTCCGGCGTGCCCGTCGCCACGTTGGGCCCGCCCCGCAGAGCGACGCTCAGCGACCTGGTCGCCAGCCTCGATGAGCTGGGGCCCGTCCCAGACTTCGCCCGAGGCGCCGAGGACGGGACACCCTCGGTCGACATGACGCCGCCGGACCGTTGGAGCGACGCGTGA
- a CDS encoding nucleotidyltransferase family protein, whose amino-acid sequence MIGLVLAAGAGTRFGGPKGLARTAAGEPWVARAVTMLAAGGCDDVLVAVGARRAEVAALVPSPAHVVTVPGWADGLAATLRAGLAAAAARDGDALVVTPVDTPDAPPVAVERVLAAAVRVAPTPTAVLARAVYGGRPGHPVVLGRDHWDGVVASLAGDTGAGRYLATHHALDVECGDLWTGQDIDRRVRP is encoded by the coding sequence GTGATCGGACTGGTCCTCGCCGCGGGCGCGGGCACCCGGTTCGGCGGGCCCAAGGGGCTCGCCCGGACCGCTGCGGGCGAACCCTGGGTGGCACGCGCCGTCACGATGCTCGCCGCCGGCGGGTGCGACGACGTCCTGGTCGCCGTCGGTGCCCGCAGGGCCGAGGTCGCCGCCCTCGTGCCGTCGCCCGCGCACGTGGTCACCGTGCCCGGCTGGGCCGACGGCCTCGCCGCCACGCTGCGCGCCGGGCTGGCCGCCGCGGCCGCGCGCGACGGCGACGCGCTCGTCGTCACGCCCGTGGACACCCCGGACGCGCCGCCCGTGGCCGTCGAGCGGGTCCTCGCCGCTGCCGTCCGGGTCGCGCCGACGCCCACCGCCGTCCTCGCCCGCGCCGTGTATGGCGGCCGCCCCGGCCACCCCGTCGTGCTCGGCCGCGACCACTGGGACGGCGTCGTCGCGTCCCTCGCCGGCGACACGGGCGCGGGTCGCTACCTCGCCACCCACCACGCCCTCGACGTCGAGTGCGGCGACCTCTGGACCGGCCAGGACATCGACCGCCGCGTCCGGCCGTAG
- a CDS encoding ATP-binding cassette domain-containing protein translates to MHLVASGISFAYPGRPVLDGVDLRVSGGVRLGVVGENGSGKSTLLRVLAGELRPKAGEVRRRGTLAYVPQELTDTAGRTVGDLVADTLADVRALAARLEEAAAAFDHENDDLKRLGGLLSGIEHLAAWDADRRVDVALTRLGAVRDPGRRLDTLSVGQRYRVRLACRLAERADLLLLDEPTNHLDDSGVAYLTETIQAWRGGVVVVTHDRELLDDVVTAMFDLDPAMDGRPALYGQPGYHEYRFAKAQMLARWHQRFRAEQKRAAELAFRLDRSYEGLSDEWRPPKGSQKNRRGTRARIHVKAADRLVQKLEAEAVDVPPPPPALAFPDLPALSAGWEAGDPLVELRSPHVVAPDGATRLDLPGTRLAVPPSGRLLVTGPNGTGKSTLLAAFTGALPLARGTRTARDGLRIGVVGQESDAVTAEHAKRSAFDAYAAHALALLSRGELDPDHLVPVAALGLLSEDELERPLVELSVGQKRRFDLALALLHAPHLLVLDEPTNHLSVDVMDALTTALLRTSAAVVVATHDRRMRADLADWPVLDLATVPA, encoded by the coding sequence GTGCATCTCGTCGCCTCCGGCATCTCCTTCGCGTACCCCGGCCGACCCGTCCTGGACGGCGTCGACCTGCGGGTGTCCGGCGGCGTGCGCCTCGGCGTCGTCGGGGAGAACGGGTCCGGGAAGTCGACCCTCCTGCGGGTGCTCGCCGGCGAGCTCAGGCCCAAGGCGGGGGAGGTGCGGCGTCGCGGCACCCTCGCGTACGTGCCGCAGGAGCTCACCGACACCGCGGGCCGCACCGTGGGCGACCTCGTCGCCGACACCCTCGCGGACGTGCGGGCGCTCGCCGCCCGTCTGGAGGAGGCCGCCGCCGCGTTCGACCACGAGAACGACGACCTGAAGCGGCTCGGCGGCCTGCTGTCCGGGATCGAGCACCTGGCCGCGTGGGACGCCGACCGCCGCGTCGACGTCGCGCTCACCCGCCTCGGGGCGGTGCGGGACCCGGGGCGTCGCCTCGACACCCTGTCCGTGGGGCAGCGGTACCGGGTGCGCCTCGCGTGCCGTCTCGCGGAGCGTGCCGACCTGCTGCTCCTCGACGAGCCCACCAACCACCTCGACGACTCCGGCGTCGCCTACCTCACCGAGACGATCCAGGCCTGGCGCGGAGGGGTCGTCGTCGTCACGCACGACCGCGAGCTGCTCGACGACGTCGTCACCGCGATGTTCGACCTCGACCCCGCGATGGACGGCCGCCCCGCCCTGTACGGGCAGCCCGGCTACCACGAGTACCGGTTCGCGAAGGCGCAGATGCTGGCCCGCTGGCACCAGCGGTTCCGGGCCGAGCAGAAGCGCGCCGCCGAGCTCGCGTTCCGCCTCGACCGCTCCTACGAGGGGCTGTCCGACGAGTGGCGCCCGCCCAAGGGATCCCAGAAGAACCGCCGCGGCACCCGCGCCCGCATCCACGTCAAGGCCGCCGACCGGCTCGTGCAGAAGCTCGAGGCCGAGGCCGTCGACGTGCCGCCGCCGCCCCCGGCGCTCGCCTTCCCCGACCTGCCCGCCCTGTCGGCCGGCTGGGAGGCGGGCGACCCGCTGGTCGAGCTGCGCTCCCCGCACGTCGTCGCACCGGACGGCGCCACCCGCCTCGACCTGCCCGGCACCCGTCTCGCGGTCCCGCCGTCGGGCCGGCTGCTGGTCACCGGACCCAACGGCACCGGCAAGTCCACGCTGCTCGCCGCGTTCACGGGCGCCCTGCCCCTCGCCCGCGGCACCCGCACCGCCCGCGACGGGCTCCGCATCGGCGTCGTCGGGCAGGAGAGCGACGCCGTCACGGCCGAGCACGCGAAGCGCTCCGCGTTCGACGCCTACGCCGCGCACGCCCTGGCGCTGCTCAGCCGCGGCGAGCTCGACCCGGACCACCTCGTGCCCGTCGCCGCGCTCGGGCTGCTGTCCGAGGACGAGCTGGAGCGGCCGCTGGTCGAGCTCAGCGTCGGGCAGAAGCGCCGCTTCGACCTCGCGCTCGCCCTGCTCCACGCCCCGCACCTGCTCGTCCTCGACGAGCCCACCAACCACCTGTCCGTCGACGTCATGGACGCCCTGACGACCGCGCTGCTGCGCACCTCCGCGGCCGTCGTCGTCGCCACCCACGACCGGCGCATGCGCGCCGACCTCGCGGACTGGCCCGTCCTCGACCTCGCGACCGTCCCCGCGTGA
- a CDS encoding XdhC family protein encodes MLKSALELLPLVRSGNPVAAVTITRVSSSAPHGVGTAMAVTGDGAVVGSISGGCVEGEAVVLGRIAATTGRAATARFGFDDATAHAAGLACGGQVEVVAHRLDPEDALTTDALERAAADRAAALGIVTSGPDVGRVVDVDALRAGPADDLLPQDAAAALESSFVDRESVLLPGALDGADLLVLQHAPRARLILLGAGEHAAALCRVGAAAGFAVTVCDPWETLVTPERFPAADRLVTAVPADHLASLGPEDTDARTAVCVLTHDERLDVPAIRAALAMPVGFVGAMGARRTVAHRAAQLRAAGVAEVDLARLHSPLGLDLGGVTPEETAVSVLAEIVASRRGGSGVPLRERTGRIHRDVGTAPACTTAEPGRAAPAASTVRTTSTTRTEGARS; translated from the coding sequence ATGCTTAAGTCAGCGCTTGAATTGCTGCCGCTGGTGAGGTCGGGGAACCCCGTCGCCGCGGTGACGATCACGCGCGTCAGCTCGAGCGCGCCGCACGGCGTCGGGACGGCGATGGCGGTCACGGGAGACGGCGCGGTGGTCGGGTCGATCTCCGGCGGGTGCGTCGAGGGCGAGGCGGTCGTTCTCGGCCGGATCGCGGCCACGACGGGCCGGGCGGCCACCGCCCGGTTCGGGTTCGACGACGCGACCGCCCACGCGGCGGGCCTGGCCTGCGGCGGGCAGGTCGAGGTGGTGGCACACCGCCTCGACCCGGAGGACGCCCTCACCACGGACGCCCTGGAACGGGCCGCCGCGGACCGTGCCGCGGCGCTCGGGATCGTGACGTCGGGGCCGGACGTCGGTCGGGTCGTGGACGTCGACGCCCTGCGCGCCGGCCCGGCGGACGACCTGCTGCCGCAGGACGCCGCCGCGGCGCTGGAGTCGTCGTTCGTGGACCGCGAGAGCGTGCTGCTGCCCGGCGCGCTCGACGGCGCCGACCTGCTGGTGCTCCAGCACGCGCCGCGCGCGCGGCTGATCCTGCTGGGCGCCGGCGAGCACGCGGCGGCGCTGTGCCGCGTCGGCGCGGCCGCAGGGTTCGCGGTGACGGTGTGCGACCCGTGGGAGACCCTGGTGACGCCCGAGCGCTTCCCCGCCGCGGACCGCCTGGTCACCGCCGTCCCGGCCGACCACCTCGCCTCCCTCGGTCCCGAGGACACCGACGCCCGCACGGCCGTGTGCGTGCTCACCCACGACGAGCGCCTCGACGTCCCCGCGATCCGTGCCGCCCTGGCGATGCCGGTCGGGTTCGTGGGCGCGATGGGTGCCCGCCGCACCGTCGCGCACCGCGCCGCGCAGCTGCGCGCCGCCGGGGTGGCCGAGGTCGACCTCGCCCGCCTGCACTCCCCCCTGGGTCTCGACCTGGGCGGCGTCACGCCCGAGGAGACGGCGGTGTCCGTCCTCGCGGAGATCGTCGCCTCCCGGCGGGGCGGCTCCGGGGTGCCGCTGCGCGAGCGGACCGGCCGGATCCACCGGGACGTCGGCACGGCACCCGCCTGCACCACCGCGGAGCCCGGGCGCGCCGCGCCGGCGGCGAGCACGGTCCGCACCACGAGCACCACCCGCACCGAAGGAGCCCGGTCATGA
- the trxA gene encoding thioredoxin, whose product MATVELTDTTFEQAIKDNDIVLVDFWASWCGPCRQFAPVFEASSTDHPEIVHAKVDTEAQQQIAAAAGITAIPTLMAFREGVLVFNQAGALPGPALKQVVDAVKGLDMDEVRAQIAAANDGASQS is encoded by the coding sequence ATGGCCACCGTCGAGCTCACCGACACCACCTTCGAGCAGGCGATCAAGGACAACGACATCGTCCTGGTCGACTTCTGGGCGTCCTGGTGCGGCCCCTGTCGCCAGTTCGCGCCGGTGTTCGAGGCGTCCAGCACGGACCACCCCGAGATCGTGCACGCGAAGGTCGACACCGAGGCGCAGCAGCAGATCGCCGCCGCCGCCGGGATCACCGCGATCCCGACCCTCATGGCGTTCCGCGAGGGCGTCCTCGTCTTCAACCAGGCGGGCGCCCTGCCCGGCCCGGCGCTGAAGCAGGTCGTCGACGCGGTCAAGGGCCTGGACATGGACGAGGTCCGTGCCCAGATCGCCGCCGCGAACGACGGCGCGTCGCAGTCCTGA
- a CDS encoding NUDIX hydrolase family protein yields the protein MTDTAEFPPDDDPGREEAPAGWLRPEDLAAARAQLPLVYVDAVPVQVDESGDVVSVGLLLRATPLGSMTRALVSGRVLYHERVRDALLRHIEKDLGPVALPQIPASPQPFTVAEYFPTPGITPFHDPRQHAISLAYVVPVSGDCRPQQNALDLAWLTPEEACSDTVQAEMVNGQGTLVRQAMAHVGRLD from the coding sequence GTGACCGACACCGCCGAGTTCCCTCCCGACGACGATCCCGGCCGCGAGGAGGCCCCCGCCGGCTGGCTGCGGCCCGAGGACCTCGCGGCCGCGCGCGCCCAGCTCCCCCTCGTGTACGTGGACGCCGTGCCGGTGCAGGTCGACGAGTCCGGCGACGTCGTGTCGGTGGGTCTCCTGCTGCGCGCGACGCCCCTGGGGTCCATGACCCGCGCGCTCGTGTCCGGCCGCGTGCTCTACCACGAGCGCGTCCGCGACGCCCTGCTGCGGCACATCGAGAAGGACCTCGGCCCGGTCGCCCTGCCGCAGATCCCGGCCTCCCCGCAGCCGTTCACCGTCGCCGAGTACTTCCCGACGCCCGGCATCACCCCGTTCCACGACCCCCGCCAGCACGCCATCTCGCTCGCCTACGTCGTGCCCGTGTCCGGCGACTGCCGCCCCCAGCAGAACGCGCTCGACCTCGCGTGGCTCACCCCCGAGGAGGCGTGCAGCGACACCGTGCAGGCCGAGATGGTCAACGGTCAGGGCACGCTGGTGCGCCAGGCGATGGCGCACGTCGGCCGCCTGGACTGA
- a CDS encoding glycosyl hydrolase encodes MTFRSRPVPVSDTSHHPPRRRRTAVAAALALLAGGTLVGTAAPASADVVDVGAGSYTTDRVGSAPQGCDAIEADPRAFVTDDAPDTPLPTNDWWSSLAFKVFDCSFSAPLHAHPASYLPSAGGLGVSYTTTPAISGTPTGVAEYHFPYAEDLRAGVVGLDAPDVKVGGWTDWTVDPVWDDGQQSLRATIGHGLPVAWFEATGGDALLTFAGSPDVWLDEPGRLGVSVGGADYLAVAPADVRWTGSGTTRRAATDRFAVALLPDVGAAGRTALLDAYTAAGRAPVTGTRADYDYDEADGVVRTTYAVTTTPWPGADDAGTIAALYPHQSAYLTGDDPTGVTYTSPRGDLAVLTDVDSFTTATPFGGLLPEVPAVATSAGAGRAELEALLDDLGDPLGQVKADTYWTGKALGRATRVIEIADQLGRTAQRDAALADVRRVLTDWFTATPGKTEQVFSYDAGWGTLVGFPASYGSDTELNDHHFHYGYFIAAAATLARFDPAWAQDYGPMVDLLIRDANGYDRSETRFPYLRDFDVYAGHDWASGHGAFAAGNNQESSSEGMNFAGALVQWGEATGDRAVRDAGAYIYATQAAAIDRYWFDVDGDTFPAAFGHPVVGMVWGDGGAYATWFSGEPEMIQGINTLPITGSHLYLGSSPATVRAAYAHLESVNGGPPTVWQDILWNHLALADGQRALDLLTSSSYTPEEGETRAHTYHWIRNLASLGTVAADIRADHPLAVAFDSAAGRTWVAANVTAAPVTVTFSDGRTVAVPAGRTVAVGARSFEGGSATGGPTPSPEPSAPPSPTPDPTPTPSTEPTPDPTPSPDPDPTGEPFAATRHLGAGGTLPAQPGPDGVVTLASAGGATRDGTPHEATVFTATDVTARHTGGGTRFAFAVDGGPHVGLAVQARVSYDLTGDGTVDRTETYAYFATDPVVGPETYASEGRPVSTTGALGDLDGGTVTVELWSALGTLRPQVATGAASSMTLPFE; translated from the coding sequence ATGACGTTCCGCAGTCGACCTGTCCCCGTAAGTGACACGAGTCATCACCCTCCGCGACGACGCCGCACCGCGGTCGCCGCCGCCCTGGCCCTGCTCGCCGGCGGCACGCTCGTCGGCACCGCGGCCCCCGCGAGCGCCGACGTCGTCGACGTCGGCGCGGGCAGCTACACCACCGACCGCGTGGGGTCGGCCCCGCAGGGCTGCGACGCGATCGAGGCGGACCCGCGCGCGTTCGTCACCGACGACGCCCCCGACACCCCGCTGCCGACCAACGACTGGTGGTCGTCGCTGGCCTTCAAGGTGTTCGACTGCTCGTTCAGCGCGCCCCTGCACGCGCACCCGGCCTCCTACCTGCCCTCGGCGGGCGGGCTCGGCGTCTCCTACACGACGACGCCCGCGATCAGCGGCACGCCGACCGGCGTCGCGGAGTACCACTTCCCGTACGCCGAGGACCTGCGGGCCGGGGTGGTCGGTCTCGACGCACCGGACGTCAAGGTGGGCGGCTGGACGGACTGGACGGTCGACCCGGTGTGGGACGACGGCCAGCAGTCGTTGCGCGCGACCATCGGGCACGGCCTGCCCGTGGCGTGGTTCGAGGCGACGGGCGGCGACGCGCTGCTCACGTTCGCGGGGTCCCCGGACGTCTGGCTCGACGAGCCGGGACGGCTCGGCGTGAGCGTCGGCGGGGCCGACTACCTCGCGGTCGCGCCCGCGGACGTGCGCTGGACGGGCAGCGGCACGACGCGCCGCGCGGCCACGGACCGGTTCGCCGTCGCGCTGCTGCCCGACGTCGGCGCGGCCGGGCGGACCGCGCTGCTCGACGCCTACACCGCGGCCGGGCGCGCGCCGGTGACGGGCACGCGCGCGGACTACGACTACGACGAGGCCGACGGCGTCGTGCGCACCACCTACGCCGTCACCACGACGCCGTGGCCGGGCGCCGACGACGCCGGGACGATCGCCGCGCTGTACCCGCACCAGTCGGCGTACCTCACCGGCGACGACCCCACGGGCGTCACCTACACGTCCCCGCGCGGCGACCTCGCCGTCCTCACCGACGTCGACTCCTTCACCACCGCGACGCCGTTCGGCGGGCTGCTGCCGGAGGTCCCGGCCGTCGCGACGTCCGCGGGCGCCGGGCGCGCGGAGCTGGAGGCGCTGCTCGACGACCTGGGCGACCCGCTCGGCCAGGTCAAGGCCGACACGTACTGGACGGGCAAGGCCCTCGGGCGCGCCACCCGCGTGATCGAGATCGCCGACCAGCTCGGCCGCACCGCCCAGCGCGACGCGGCCCTCGCCGACGTCCGCCGGGTGCTCACCGACTGGTTCACCGCCACCCCCGGCAAGACCGAGCAGGTGTTCTCCTACGACGCCGGGTGGGGCACGCTCGTCGGGTTCCCGGCGTCCTACGGGTCCGACACCGAGCTCAACGACCACCACTTCCACTACGGGTACTTCATCGCCGCGGCCGCGACGCTCGCCCGGTTCGACCCGGCGTGGGCGCAGGACTACGGCCCGATGGTGGACCTGCTGATCCGGGACGCGAACGGCTACGACCGCAGCGAGACGCGGTTCCCGTACCTGCGCGACTTCGACGTGTACGCGGGGCACGACTGGGCGTCGGGCCACGGCGCGTTCGCCGCGGGCAACAACCAGGAGTCGAGCTCGGAGGGCATGAACTTCGCGGGCGCGCTGGTCCAGTGGGGCGAGGCGACCGGCGACCGTGCCGTCCGCGACGCCGGGGCCTACATCTACGCCACGCAGGCCGCGGCGATCGACCGCTACTGGTTCGACGTCGACGGCGACACGTTCCCCGCCGCGTTCGGTCATCCCGTGGTCGGGATGGTGTGGGGCGACGGCGGGGCGTACGCGACGTGGTTCAGCGGCGAGCCGGAGATGATCCAGGGCATCAACACCCTGCCGATCACGGGCTCCCACCTGTACCTCGGGTCGTCGCCCGCCACCGTGCGGGCCGCCTACGCCCACCTGGAGTCCGTCAACGGCGGCCCGCCGACGGTGTGGCAGGACATCCTGTGGAACCACCTGGCGCTCGCCGACGGGCAGCGGGCGCTGGACCTGCTGACGTCGTCGTCGTACACGCCGGAGGAGGGCGAGACCCGCGCCCACACCTACCACTGGATCCGGAACCTGGCCTCGCTCGGCACGGTCGCGGCCGACATCCGGGCCGACCACCCGCTGGCGGTCGCGTTCGACTCCGCCGCCGGACGCACGTGGGTCGCGGCCAACGTGACGGCCGCGCCGGTCACGGTGACGTTCTCCGACGGGCGCACGGTCGCCGTCCCCGCCGGCCGGACCGTCGCGGTGGGGGCCCGGTCGTTCGAGGGCGGGTCCGCCACGGGCGGCCCGACGCCGTCGCCGGAGCCGAGCGCTCCCCCGTCGCCGACCCCGGACCCGACGCCCACGCCGTCGACCGAACCCACGCCCGACCCGACGCCGTCGCCCGACCCGGATCCCACCGGTGAGCCGTTCGCCGCGACGCGGCACCTCGGGGCGGGCGGCACGCTGCCGGCGCAGCCCGGACCGGACGGCGTGGTGACGCTGGCGAGCGCGGGCGGCGCCACCCGGGACGGCACACCGCACGAGGCGACGGTGTTCACCGCGACGGACGTCACCGCGCGGCACACCGGGGGCGGCACCCGGTTCGCGTTCGCCGTCGACGGCGGCCCGCACGTCGGGCTGGCGGTGCAGGCCCGCGTCAGCTACGACCTCACCGGCGACGGCACCGTCGACCGCACCGAGACGTACGCCTACTTCGCGACCGACCCCGTGGTCGGCCCGGAGACGTACGCCTCCGAGGGACGGCCCGTCAGCACCACGGGCGCGCTCGGCGACCTCGACGGCGGCACGGTCACCGTCGAGCTGTGGAGCGCGCTCGGCACCCTGCGCCCGCAGGTCGCCACGGGCGCCGCGTCGAGCATGACCCTGCCGTTCGAGTAG
- the bcp gene encoding thioredoxin-dependent thiol peroxidase, translated as MTLAAGDTAPDFTLPTADGGTVSLADLRASADKGVVVYFYPAAMTPGCTTQACDFRDSLAALQGAGYAVVGVSPDEPAKLATFAERDALTFPLASDAEHTVLEAYGAWGEKKNYGRTYVGVIRSTVVVGTDGVVQVAQHNVKATGHVARLRKTLGID; from the coding sequence GTGACGCTCGCCGCCGGCGACACCGCCCCCGACTTCACCCTGCCCACCGCCGACGGCGGCACCGTGTCGCTCGCCGACCTGCGCGCGTCCGCGGACAAGGGCGTCGTCGTGTACTTCTACCCGGCCGCGATGACGCCGGGCTGCACCACCCAGGCGTGCGACTTCCGCGACTCGCTCGCCGCGCTGCAGGGCGCCGGGTACGCCGTCGTCGGCGTCTCCCCCGACGAGCCGGCCAAGCTGGCGACGTTCGCCGAGCGGGACGCGTTGACGTTCCCGCTCGCGTCCGACGCCGAGCACACCGTGCTGGAGGCGTACGGCGCGTGGGGCGAGAAGAAGAACTACGGCCGCACGTACGTGGGCGTGATCCGCTCGACGGTGGTCGTCGGCACCGACGGCGTCGTCCAGGTCGCCCAGCACAACGTCAAGGCCACCGGGCACGTCGCCCGGCTGCGCAAGACGCTCGGCATCGACTGA
- a CDS encoding type II toxin-antitoxin system VapC family toxin — protein MILLDTGVLIAIARSRRPGTPGSLPDEELAVAAITVAEVREGVERFKGSSHYERQREVESRLLAAVTVLDYTYPTAVQHGRLLAHTRSSGEPRGAHDLIVAAHAAQTGLTLYTTDARANFSGLPGVSSVTVTFR, from the coding sequence GTGATCCTCCTGGACACGGGAGTGCTGATCGCCATCGCGCGCTCGCGGCGGCCGGGGACACCAGGCTCGCTCCCGGACGAAGAGCTGGCTGTCGCCGCGATCACCGTGGCGGAGGTCCGCGAGGGCGTGGAGCGGTTCAAGGGCAGCTCCCACTACGAACGTCAACGAGAGGTCGAGTCCCGACTTCTCGCCGCCGTCACCGTGCTCGACTACACGTACCCCACGGCCGTGCAGCACGGACGGCTGCTGGCACACACCCGCTCGTCGGGCGAACCTCGGGGTGCGCACGACCTGATCGTCGCTGCTCACGCCGCACAGACGGGGCTGACCCTCTACACGACGGACGCCCGGGCGAACTTCTCGGGCCTGCCGGGCGTCTCGTCCGTCACGGTGACGTTCCGCTGA